The following proteins are co-located in the Trichormus variabilis 0441 genome:
- a CDS encoding glycosyltransferase: MKELAIFLSKSLLGWLVIQMCLSLVFLLYVRTWRSKNIPDEQLPKAAVIICLRGADPFLPNCLEALLQQNYPNYDLKVVVDSQDDPAWKIASDSIDKLAATNAQINHLRVIRHNCSLKCSSLIQAISDLDDSYQVVALADADTIVHPHWLRELVSPLGDPKIGATTGNRWYVPTNRYWGSLVRYTGNIATVVQMYLFGIPWGGTLAVKTQVLRQTGLLEKWAQSFGEDLMMPNVLKKHGLRVKFVPSLIMVNREECDLLGIIEYLQRFLLYSRLYHPQWLAIVSEAVSSILFPTLSIIVFLLSLGDAQWDVAGLLLNSYSIYTLGLLLLMVVMEIGLQPVICAQGQPGTQLSITRMGKMLLAIPLTQWVYGLAMLSSVWISTVKWRGIIYRIHSHDDIRLVEYHAYDFLDQPIDSKMSL; the protein is encoded by the coding sequence ATGAAAGAGTTGGCAATTTTCTTGTCTAAGTCTTTGCTGGGGTGGTTAGTTATTCAGATGTGTCTTTCGTTAGTATTTTTGCTGTATGTGCGGACATGGCGGTCTAAAAACATACCTGATGAGCAGTTACCAAAAGCGGCGGTAATTATTTGTTTACGGGGAGCAGACCCTTTTTTACCCAACTGCTTAGAAGCATTATTACAGCAAAATTACCCAAATTACGATTTAAAGGTAGTTGTTGATAGTCAGGATGACCCTGCTTGGAAGATTGCTAGTGATAGCATCGATAAATTAGCCGCAACTAACGCTCAAATTAACCATTTGCGAGTTATTCGCCACAACTGTAGTCTTAAGTGCAGTTCTCTAATTCAAGCTATTTCCGATTTGGATGATTCTTATCAAGTAGTTGCTTTAGCCGATGCAGATACAATCGTTCATCCTCATTGGTTGCGGGAATTAGTTAGCCCTCTGGGTGACCCCAAAATTGGGGCGACGACTGGTAATCGTTGGTATGTTCCTACTAACCGCTATTGGGGTTCTTTGGTACGTTACACCGGGAATATAGCTACTGTTGTGCAGATGTACCTATTTGGTATTCCCTGGGGTGGGACTCTAGCTGTGAAAACACAGGTGTTGCGTCAAACAGGACTGCTGGAAAAGTGGGCGCAATCCTTTGGCGAGGATTTAATGATGCCCAATGTGCTGAAAAAGCATGGTTTACGGGTTAAATTTGTGCCTTCTTTGATTATGGTTAATCGTGAAGAGTGCGATTTGTTGGGAATTATCGAATATCTCCAGCGCTTTCTGCTTTATTCTCGGCTTTATCATCCCCAGTGGCTAGCTATAGTTAGTGAAGCTGTTTCTAGCATTTTGTTCCCCACTTTAAGCATTATTGTGTTTCTGTTGTCTTTGGGTGATGCTCAATGGGATGTAGCAGGTTTATTGTTAAATTCCTACAGCATTTATACCCTGGGATTGCTCTTACTCATGGTGGTGATGGAGATAGGGCTACAACCAGTAATTTGTGCTCAAGGTCAGCCAGGGACACAGTTATCAATTACCAGGATGGGCAAAATGTTACTAGCAATTCCCCTAACACAATGGGTGTATGGGTTAGCAATGCTATCTTCTGTGTGGATATCAACTGTTAAATGGCGGGGTATTATTTATCGGATTCATAGCCATGACGATATCCGCTTAGTTGAGTATCATGCCTATGATTTTTTGGATCAACCTATTGATAGCAAAATGTCTCTGTGA
- a CDS encoding DUF2141 domain-containing protein, which yields MLSISRLRYFLLAALLSIVSLKTANAETTTKLTVVVNGIRQQKGAICFRVYASEKGFPMSDTSEIQSGCTRVTGKTVTKSFYGLKPGKYAVAIVHDENGNRKLDTDFFGIPKEGFGISNNPIVSIQTGTPAFSKSSFTVTKSTSVNISVKYSLDP from the coding sequence ATGTTGAGTATTTCACGTTTGCGCTACTTTTTATTAGCTGCTTTATTAAGTATCGTTTCCTTAAAAACAGCGAACGCAGAAACTACAACTAAATTAACTGTTGTAGTCAACGGGATACGCCAACAAAAAGGCGCAATATGCTTCCGGGTGTACGCCAGTGAAAAAGGATTTCCCATGAGTGATACTAGCGAAATCCAAAGTGGCTGTACAAGAGTTACAGGTAAGACTGTAACCAAAAGTTTCTACGGCTTGAAACCAGGCAAATATGCTGTGGCGATCGTCCATGATGAAAATGGCAATCGCAAGTTAGATACAGACTTTTTTGGTATTCCCAAAGAAGGTTTTGGAATTTCTAATAATCCCATCGTTTCTATCCAAACAGGAACACCAGCATTTAGCAAGTCAAGTTTTACAGTCACAAAAAGCACCAGCGTTAATATTTCCGTTAAATACTCACTTGATCCATAA
- a CDS encoding NAD-dependent epimerase/dehydratase family protein, giving the protein MDLQNKTLLITGIDEFIGLRAAELAITQGMKVRGLQTSTNKDKAQKLGAEVIVGSITDAAIAHKACQGVDIVLHTEQLTEEAGPIKNFREINVNGAVNMAKAAKNAGVKCFVHLSSVMVYGFNYSDRITESGTLSGDNNPYCQTKIEAETELLPLNSPPDFGLIIIRAGDIYGPGSIPWIVRPILMMRQKLFAYANEGQGVINHVYIDNLIDAIFLAVEKDAYGEIFNITDGEETSWKEYFMRLAAMEGASAPMSIPKDEMKLFLKLRNQGQKLFRKKADILPESVDFMTRPYAYSITKAQTILDYKPKVDLEQGLSQTKIWLQNTDIQKLVK; this is encoded by the coding sequence ATGGATTTGCAAAATAAAACTCTGCTGATTACTGGGATTGATGAATTTATCGGTTTGCGTGCAGCTGAGTTGGCGATCACCCAGGGAATGAAAGTGCGTGGACTGCAAACTTCCACTAATAAAGATAAAGCGCAGAAATTAGGCGCTGAGGTGATTGTTGGTAGTATCACTGATGCAGCGATCGCCCACAAGGCTTGTCAAGGAGTGGACATTGTTCTACATACAGAACAATTGACAGAAGAAGCAGGCCCCATCAAGAATTTTCGGGAAATTAATGTGAATGGTGCAGTCAATATGGCTAAGGCTGCCAAAAATGCTGGTGTGAAATGCTTTGTGCATCTTTCCAGCGTTATGGTTTATGGGTTTAATTATAGCGATCGCATCACTGAATCTGGGACACTCTCCGGTGATAACAATCCCTATTGTCAAACCAAAATCGAAGCTGAAACCGAACTTTTACCCCTAAATTCTCCACCCGATTTTGGCTTAATTATCATTCGCGCTGGAGATATTTACGGGCCGGGAAGTATTCCCTGGATAGTCAGACCAATATTAATGATGCGGCAGAAATTATTCGCCTATGCTAACGAAGGTCAAGGAGTTATCAATCATGTGTATATCGATAACTTAATTGATGCCATCTTTTTAGCAGTAGAAAAAGATGCCTATGGTGAAATCTTTAATATCACCGATGGCGAAGAAACTTCTTGGAAAGAATACTTCATGCGCCTAGCGGCAATGGAAGGTGCATCTGCCCCTATGTCTATCCCAAAGGATGAAATGAAGTTGTTTTTAAAACTGCGAAATCAGGGACAAAAACTATTTCGCAAAAAAGCCGATATCCTGCCAGAATCAGTGGACTTCATGACTCGTCCCTATGCCTATTCCATCACTAAAGCCCAAACAATATTAGACTATAAACCAAAAGTTGACCTAGAACAAGGTTTAAGTCAAACAAAAATTTGGTTGCAAAATACCGACATTCAAAAGTTAGTTAAATAG
- the devC gene encoding ABC transporter permease DevC produces the protein MNFKIPLAWLQLVQQKIRFLIAVAGIAFIVLLMFVQLGFQDALYSSATAVHQNLRGDLFLVSSQYKSLTASQSFSRTRLYQALGFDGVESVSPMYLQFAKLKNPETGEKYSIYVIGFDPGQPVMNIPEVEENLDKLKIPDVMLFDRDSRPEFGPIAANFNKGDTEQTIEIFPFDAPIGYKVRVGGLFSLGPSFGVDGNLIVSDSTFLRINPNTRPAEKIDIGAITLKAGADQERIVANLEANLPNDVRVFTRKGFIDFEKQYWSVRTPIGFILNIMLTMASVVGVVIVYQILYSNIATQFIAYATLKAIGYPNIYLLNVVFQQALILALLAYIPGFLFAVGLYDFAMTATKLPIVMTANNALIVFVSVVLMCITSGALAINKLRSADPADIF, from the coding sequence ATGAATTTTAAAATTCCTTTAGCATGGCTACAGCTAGTCCAACAGAAAATTCGTTTTCTTATAGCTGTAGCTGGCATTGCTTTTATTGTCTTACTGATGTTTGTGCAGCTTGGTTTCCAAGATGCGCTTTACTCTAGTGCTACCGCAGTACATCAAAATCTACGTGGTGACTTATTCTTAGTCAGTTCACAATATAAATCTTTGACGGCAAGTCAAAGTTTTTCTCGCACTCGATTGTATCAAGCTTTAGGGTTTGATGGAGTAGAATCAGTTAGCCCCATGTATTTGCAGTTTGCAAAATTAAAAAATCCGGAAACTGGAGAAAAATATTCCATCTATGTAATTGGTTTTGACCCCGGTCAGCCAGTGATGAATATTCCCGAAGTCGAAGAAAATTTAGACAAGCTCAAAATTCCTGATGTCATGCTTTTTGACAGAGATTCCCGGCCAGAATTTGGCCCAATCGCTGCCAATTTTAACAAAGGAGATACAGAGCAGACAATTGAAATTTTTCCCTTCGATGCGCCTATTGGCTACAAAGTCAGAGTAGGTGGACTATTCAGTTTAGGCCCTTCTTTTGGTGTTGATGGTAACTTAATTGTCAGCGATTCCACATTTCTCCGCATCAATCCTAATACCCGCCCCGCAGAGAAAATTGATATTGGTGCAATCACTCTTAAAGCAGGTGCGGATCAAGAGAGAATTGTTGCCAATTTGGAAGCTAATTTACCTAATGATGTGAGAGTTTTCACTCGTAAAGGATTTATCGATTTTGAAAAACAATATTGGTCAGTCAGAACACCAATTGGTTTTATTTTGAACATAATGCTAACAATGGCTTCTGTTGTGGGTGTGGTGATTGTTTATCAAATTCTCTACAGTAATATTGCCACCCAATTTATCGCTTATGCCACCTTAAAAGCTATTGGTTATCCTAACATTTACCTTTTAAATGTGGTATTTCAACAGGCTTTAATCTTGGCATTATTAGCTTACATCCCAGGATTTTTATTTGCAGTAGGCTTATATGATTTTGCGATGACAGCTACTAAGTTACCCATTGTGATGACGGCAAATAATGCCCTCATTGTCTTTGTATCTGTAGTCTTAATGTGCATCACTTCTGGCGCATTAGCTATTAACAAACTTCGTTCGGCTGACCCGGCTGATATTTTTTAG
- a CDS encoding ABC exporter membrane fusion protein has translation MAVNKERQLFIKPQGRWRLILAASLTLAAGLISLYSLSSNRFSAPVKTPVANTPKAAPVRVAVTALGRLQPQGQITTLSAPSSTNGIRVDRLLVKEGDEVQAGQVLAYLEDYSRATSALEQALDKLQIAKIRLAQVKAGAKPGDIDAQKATVARLESQLKGEVATQQATINRINAELNNAQTENDRYQKLFKEGAVSASVSDSKALQLKTVEQQLTEAKASLSRSQNTLADQIKEAKAKLSSVKEVRAVDVDLAQMEVRSAVTAVKQAKADQELTYIKAPIDGRILKTHAKTGEVIPSSGFADIGKTSQMYVIAEVYQTDIQKVRVGQKATITSTAFSGKLQGTVKEIGWQVDKQSIFSLNPRSDTDRRIIEVKVSIDNPADSEKVARLTNLQVDVSIQI, from the coding sequence ATGGCAGTAAATAAAGAACGCCAATTATTTATCAAACCCCAAGGTCGGTGGCGGTTGATTTTGGCAGCATCCCTCACCTTAGCTGCTGGGCTAATATCCCTCTATAGTTTGTCCTCCAATCGATTTTCCGCACCAGTGAAAACCCCTGTTGCCAATACTCCCAAAGCAGCACCAGTGAGAGTTGCTGTCACCGCTCTAGGACGCTTGCAACCACAAGGTCAAATCACTACTTTATCTGCGCCTAGTTCCACCAACGGTATCCGTGTAGATAGATTACTGGTGAAAGAAGGTGACGAAGTACAAGCAGGACAAGTATTGGCATATCTGGAAGACTATAGCCGTGCAACCTCAGCCCTAGAACAAGCTTTAGATAAACTGCAAATTGCCAAAATCAGACTTGCACAAGTAAAAGCAGGTGCTAAACCTGGAGACATTGATGCTCAAAAAGCAACTGTTGCTCGTTTAGAGTCGCAACTAAAAGGAGAAGTTGCTACCCAACAAGCAACAATTAATCGGATCAACGCTGAACTCAACAACGCCCAAACCGAAAACGATCGCTATCAAAAATTATTCAAAGAAGGCGCTGTTTCTGCATCTGTATCTGACAGTAAAGCCTTACAACTCAAAACTGTTGAACAACAACTCACAGAAGCCAAAGCCTCTCTCAGTCGCTCTCAAAACACCCTAGCTGACCAAATCAAAGAAGCTAAAGCTAAACTCAGCAGCGTCAAAGAAGTACGGGCTGTAGATGTAGACTTAGCCCAGATGGAAGTGAGAAGCGCCGTAACAGCCGTCAAACAAGCCAAAGCCGACCAGGAGTTAACTTACATAAAAGCTCCCATCGATGGCAGAATTTTAAAAACTCATGCCAAAACAGGGGAAGTTATCCCCAGTAGTGGATTTGCTGATATTGGTAAGACATCGCAGATGTATGTAATTGCCGAAGTTTACCAAACTGACATTCAAAAAGTGCGTGTAGGTCAAAAAGCAACAATTACCAGCACAGCATTTTCTGGCAAACTCCAAGGAACTGTTAAGGAGATTGGTTGGCAAGTTGATAAACAAAGCATCTTCAGCCTCAACCCCAGATCAGATACCGACCGGAGAATCATTGAAGTTAAAGTCTCCATTGACAATCCCGCAGATAGCGAAAAGGTCGCACGTTTAACTAACCTACAAGTTGATGTATCAATTCAAATTTAA